A genome region from Rhodopseudomonas boonkerdii includes the following:
- a CDS encoding DUF2189 domain-containing protein yields the protein MALSYSGNASDLARAADIGPAPAIYTLTPSDLRDALRLGWDDFKAVPSHAVILCLIYPVIGIVLARTVLGYSILPLLFPLAAGFALLGPFAAIGLYELSRRRETGEDPSAWHALGVTRSPSFGAMLALGLALLVLFLVWIATAQAIYVSTFGNAPAAAIPSFLSQVLTTPQGWQLIAVGCGTGLIFALVALCISAVSFPLMLDRHAGVMDAVTTSLRVVARNPVTMAMWGVIVAALLVLGSLPFFLGLTVVIPLLGHATWHLYRKAVERNPNPPVMPERSPTRRYAADFPVSLFQGRRED from the coding sequence ATGGCCCTCTCCTATTCCGGCAATGCCAGCGATCTCGCCCGCGCCGCCGATATCGGCCCGGCGCCGGCAATTTACACCCTCACGCCATCAGACCTCCGCGACGCGCTGCGGCTCGGCTGGGACGACTTCAAGGCGGTCCCCAGTCATGCCGTCATACTTTGTCTGATCTATCCCGTGATCGGCATCGTGCTGGCGCGCACGGTGCTTGGCTATTCGATCCTACCGCTGCTGTTCCCACTCGCCGCCGGCTTCGCTCTGCTCGGACCGTTCGCGGCCATTGGCCTCTATGAACTCAGCCGTCGTCGCGAAACGGGCGAAGACCCCTCAGCGTGGCACGCGCTGGGTGTGACCCGGTCACCCTCTTTCGGCGCCATGTTGGCGCTGGGTCTCGCGCTGCTGGTTCTGTTCCTGGTCTGGATTGCAACGGCGCAAGCGATCTATGTCTCCACATTCGGCAATGCGCCTGCCGCGGCGATTCCAAGCTTTCTGTCACAGGTGCTGACGACGCCTCAGGGCTGGCAGCTCATCGCCGTCGGCTGCGGCACCGGCCTGATATTCGCGCTCGTCGCTCTCTGCATCAGCGCAGTGTCGTTTCCGCTGATGCTGGATCGACATGCGGGTGTGATGGATGCGGTCACCACATCGCTGCGCGTGGTCGCGCGCAATCCGGTGACGATGGCAATGTGGGGCGTCATCGTAGCCGCCCTGCTCGTGCTGGGCTCGCTGCCTTTCTTCCTCGGACTCACGGTCGTGATCCCGCTGCTCGGCCATGCGACCTGGCATCTGTACCGCAAGGCGGTGGAGCGCAATCCGAATCCTCCGGTCATGCCGGAACGCAGCCCAACCAGGCGATACGCGGCTGATTTCCCGGTCTCGTTGTTCCAAGGCCGCCGCGAGGATTGA
- a CDS encoding DUF1127 domain-containing protein, which produces MLLSLIRMIQAFRDYQRNVAELSQLSDRELSDIGLDRSDIPRVASGAYNG; this is translated from the coding sequence ATGTTGCTCTCGCTTATCCGTATGATCCAGGCTTTCCGTGACTATCAGCGCAACGTTGCCGAGCTGTCGCAGCTCAGCGATCGTGAACTGTCCGACATCGGTCTCGACCGTTCCGACATTCCGCGCGTTGCTTCGGGCGCCTACAACGGCTGA